Below is a window of 'Nostoc azollae' 0708 DNA.
AATAAAAATAAGGTGGCCTTATCGCCCATATTTTTAGGTCGCCTGGGTTTGTACACAGAGGTGCAAGATATGAGTCTCCCACACCATAGACCCTATTCCGAATATTTACCGAAAAGCTGAAGACTCTCAAAAAATCTGCTAATGACTGGAATTAGGCAGCGCATAATAGCCAAATAACTAGCAGCAAATGGGAGAAACTCCAATGACGGAAGATAACGGTTCAGTACGTACCCTATCTGTGGATATTGGTGGTAGTGGTGTGAAGGCGATGGTTTTAGATATCACCGGAAAACCGTTAACAGAGAGGGGAAGGTTAGAAACACCCCATCCAGCAACACCTGAAGTAGTCATTGGTGCCATTGCTGTGTTAGCTGCGTCTCAAGGGGAGTATCATCGGGTTTCTGTAGGTTTTCCTGGTGTGGTGCGGTGTGGAGTTACAGAAACAGCAGTGAATTTAGATGCTAGTTGGCTGAATTTCGATTTAGCAACAGCGTTATCTGAACAGTTAAATAAACCTGTAAAAGTAATTAATGATGCAGATATGCAAGGATTAGGGGGAATAAAAGGTAAAGGTGTAGAATTGGTAATTACTCTGGGTACTGGTTTTGGTTCAGCTTTGTTTGTAGATGGAAAGTTGGTTCCCAATATGGAAATGGGACATCATCCGTTCCGTAAAGGGGAAACCTATGAAGAACAACTAGGACGTGCTGCGTTAGAAAAAATTGGGGATAAAAAATGGAATAAGCGGTTACAAAAAGCGATCGCATCTTTGCAACGTCTATTTAACTATGATTTTCTTTACATCGGTGGTGGTGAAGCTGTGCGCGTCAATATGAATTTACCCTTGAACGTC
It encodes the following:
- a CDS encoding ROK family protein, producing the protein MTEDNGSVRTLSVDIGGSGVKAMVLDITGKPLTERGRLETPHPATPEVVIGAIAVLAASQGEYHRVSVGFPGVVRCGVTETAVNLDASWLNFDLATALSEQLNKPVKVINDADMQGLGGIKGKGVELVITLGTGFGSALFVDGKLVPNMEMGHHPFRKGETYEEQLGRAALEKIGDKKWNKRLQKAIASLQRLFNYDFLYIGGGEAVRVNMNLPLNVKLIPNITGLLGGIALWKE